Within Chelatococcus sp. HY11, the genomic segment CAGGGTGATCGGCGTCGCGATCTTGCCGGCTTTGATGAGGCTGGTCGCGACTTCATAAATGCGCCGGTGCACCTCCTCCTGGAAGTGCTCCGCCTCAAGGAAGTCTGAGACGCGGAAATAGGCATCGTTGTTGACGAGAACGGCCCCGAGGAGCGCCTGCTCGGCATCGATGTTATGCGGCGCGAGGCGGAACTGTGCCTCACTCACCGTCTCAAGCCGCGCTACCAGACTATTCACCGCCACCTTACCGCCCTAACACGTGAGTCGCTTCGCTCACTCTAGCACGGACCAAGGGTCGGCCTACGCGACGGCTGGGGAAGTCCCGCAACTCACTCGATTCACAACCAGCGGATAAATATTGTCCACTGTTGCCGGATTGCCCGTTGACTGTTCCACGCGCAACCAGCGCGCCGACAGTGCGGCTCGTTCCGCGCTGGAGTCGACACCGAATTATTCACCTGCGAGACGCAGGTCGCGAGGCTTGCCTTCCCGAGCGCGCAGGGCGTTCTCCCGGCGGGCGATATAGTCCCGGGTCAGAGGCACGCTTTCCTGTTGCTTGGCGAGCTGAACCTGGAAGACCATCATACCGTCGTGGCGGAAGGACATCTCGGAACCGGCGAGATAGAAGTCCCACATGCGCAGGAAGCGCTCGTCATAGAGGGCTAGAACCTCCTCCCGGCGCGCGTGGAAACGCTGACGCCAAGCTTTCAGCGTCTCCGCGTAATGCAGGCGCAGGATCTCGATGTCCGTCACAACCAGGCCCGCCTTCTCGATGTGGGGCAGGACCTCCGAGAGGGCAGGGATATAGCCACCTGGAAAAATATACTTGTCGATCCATGAGTTCGTGCTGCCGGGCGGCCCCATCCGTCCGATCGAGTGGATCACCGCCACACCATCGTCGGCCAGGCGATCCCGGACCGTTTCGAAATAGGCCTTATAATAGGGCACGCCCACATGCTCGAACATGCCGACGGAGATGATGCGATCGAAAGTCTCCGTCAGTGAGCGATAGTCCTGCAGGCGGAATTCGACCTGATTGCCGAGCCCGCCTTCCGTCGCCCGGTTGCGCGCGACCGCCAGCTGCTCCTGCGAAAGCGTGACGCCGGTCACCTTGGCGCCACAGCGCTCGGCGAGGTAGAGCCCGAGCCCACCCCAGCCGCAGCCGATATCGAGAACCTTCTGCCCCGGCTCCACCAGGAGCTTAGCTGCCAGATGTCTCTTCTTGGCCAATTGGGCATCATCGAGCGAATAGCCCGGTTCCTCGAAATAGGCGCAGGAATACTGCCTGTCCGAATCGAGGAAGAGCGCATAGAGCCTGCCATCGAGATCATAGTGATGGGCGACATTGCGTTGGGATCGCGACGCGATATTCCGCTGGGTGAATCCGCGACGCAGCCTGCGCCAGCCGCGGAGTAGCCTGACGGGGAGGGTCTCGCCGGTATCGCGGAGGTTGATCATCCCAAGGGCGATCAAATCCGCGATGTCACCGCGCTCCATCACAAGGCGGCCATCCATGTAGAGCTCGCCGAGCGCCGTGTCCGGATCAAGAATGAGGGCAATGGTGGCCCGCCTGTCAATCAGGCGCGCGTGGATGGGATCTCCCGTCCCATCGCCGAAAATCATGGGTTGGCCGTCTGCAATGGAGAGGGTGAGAGACCCTCGCTGAACAAGCCGACCAAGCAAAAATCGCAGTAATGCTTCCATTACTCGCCTCGTCGCACCAAAGCGTCGCCGTCGCGATCGCCGTGATCAGATAAGGGTAAGCTAAGAAGCAAAGCCAAAAAGCGCAACGGGTGCCAGCGGACTGGCACCCTTTACCTCAGCGCATGCCAAGCGCTTGTGTAGGATAACGAATTACTTACTCGTCGTCGCCCGCGGCTTCGGCCAGGGCGGCGCCCACTTCGAGGCCGAGGTCATCGAGGTTGGTCTCCTCACGGGTCGTGACGCTTTCGCCACGGGCCTGGCGCTCGGCTTCCTCCGGGCTGCGGGCGACATTGACGGTGATCGTCACTTCGACTTCCGGATGCAGCGTAACCGGCACGCTGTGCAGCCCAAGCGTCTTGATGGGTGCGTTCAGCACGATCTGCTGGCGGTTGGCGCTGAAGCCGGCGGCTGTGAGCACCTCGGCGATGTCGCGCGGCGAGACCGAGCCGTAGAGCACGCCGGATTCGCCTGCCTGGCGGACGATGAGCACGCTCTCACCATCGAGCTTGGCGCCGACGGCTTCCGCCTCGGTCTTCAGCTCGAGGTTGCGGGCCTCGAGCTGGGCGCGCTGCGCCTCGAAGCGCGACGCATTGGCCTTCGTGGCGCGCAGGGCCTTGCCCTGGGGCAGGAGATAGTTGCGGGCATAGCCGTCGCGGACGCGAACGGTCTGGCCCATCTGGCCGAGCTTGGCGACGCGCTCGAGCAAAATAACTTCCATGTCAGTCTCCTTGTAGAACGTTTGAATGCTTTGGATCGAACGAAACGGGACTTAAGGGGCGGAGCCCGCGATACCTGATCGGCGCGCCCGCAGTCCCATGAGCGTGTCGATGATTCCGAAAAGGGCGAGGATTGGCAGGATCCACACGAGGAAGATCACCAGAACTGCGTAGGTGAGGCCGAGAATGAACGGGCGCCCCGGCTTGCCGCGCGTGAGCGCATGCAGCGCCGCCAGTCCCTGCAGGGCATAGGCGCAAATAAGGGAGCCGACGAGGGCCGTGGCGATGAGGCCGATGAAGCCGCCGCCGACCACCGCAATCACCGCCGCGACGACGAGCGCCGGAAGCATCACGCGCGGCATCGCGGTATCGGCGATAGCGGGCCACGGTCGCGGCAGGCGCTGCGATATGGAGACGGTCTTCGCCGCGAGCCAGAGGTTCAGTGTCAGCATCAGGACGAAGGAGGCGGCCGCCAGCGGCGGAACCGCCGTGATGATGGCGTCAACCAGATCATCCACAGCTATGCCGGATGGCAGGCCAAGCGCGTCGGGCGAGGGGGCCGGCTGTCCGCCGGGCGCGCTCTCCATCGTGAGAAACGCGCGGATGGCACGACCCATGGTTGCCTCGAAGTCGGCATAGCTGCCGCCGATCCCCCAGGCGCCCGCGAATGTGACGCCGGCGGCGATGCCGGCGGCCCAGGCGAGAACCCGCCCGATGGGATACCAAACAGGTCCGTTTTCGCCCGGACGGGCGAGCAGTGTGAGATAGCCGAGCCACCAGGCTGGCAGGCCGATGCCGATGGCGTAGGCGAGGCCGCTTGTCGGGGCGAAGATCACGGCGAGGCTCGCGGCGCCCGTGGCGACCGCAATGAGGCCAGCCCGGTGATTCCAGCCGAGCGCCGCTACGAGAATGGGCAGGGGAGCGATGTAGGACAGCAGCAGCGCCAGTACGGATCCGGAGATCACGACCGCGAAAAGCAGCGCCGATACGATGCCGGCGCCAATGCCGACCAGGAAAGCTGTAGCCATCGTCTGCTGTCCCGCTGCGTCCTGCAGGGTTAGGGAAGGATCAAGGTCCAACCCAACGGATTGTCCCCGGACAGGTCTGTTCGGGGCGATGTTTCACGACGAAGCCGGAGCATGAGGAGCCTTTGCAACAAGAGCCTTGCGTGACGTCGGCTCCGGCACCTCCGGCGGGCAGTCCACGGTCATGGCGATCGAGACGCCATGACCGGTCGAAACGTATCTTACTTGATCACGTAAGGCAGAAGGCCGAGGAAGCGTGCGCGCTTGATGGCCTGGGCCAGCTCACGCTGCTTCTTGGCCGAAACGGCCGTGATGCGCGAAGGAACGATCTTGCCGCGCTCGGAGATGTAGCGCGAGAGCAGACGCGTGTCCTTGTAGTCGATCTTCGGCGCATTGACGCCCGAGAACGGGCAGGTCTTGCGGCGGCGGAAGAACGGACGGCGGGGAGAAGATGTCGTGCTCATGGATCAAGCCTCGTCGGAAGCGTCGTCGTCATTGGAGCGTTCGCGGCGCGGGCCACGATCACCGCGATCACCGCGGTCTCCACGATCGAAGCGGCCACCGCCGCCCTCGCGATCGAAGCGGCCACCGCCTTCGCGACGATCATCGCGATCGCGCTTCTGCAGCATGACCGACTGGCCTTCCTCGAGCTCCTCGACGCGCAGCGTCATGAAGCGCAGGACGTCTTCGCTCAAGCCCATCTGGCGCTCCATCTCGGCGACGGCGGCCGGGGGGGCATCGATGTTCAGGAGCGTGAAATGCGCCTTGCGGTTCTTCTTGATCCGGAAGGCGAGGGACTTGACGCCCCACGGCTCGACCTTCGGAACCGAACCGCCGCCGGCTTCGATGATACCCTTGTACTGCTCGACAAGGGCCTCGACCTGCTGCGACGTTACATCCTGGCGCGCCAGGAAAACGTGCTCGTAAAGTGGCATGACTGGCCTTTCTGTTCATCCCTCGCGTTGCCGCCGGCGCCAAGCCCTTCGAGCCTGCCAAGGCCCGAGCGGAATGTTCGAAGGCGGGAACACGGGACGCTGGGGCAATGCCCCTTGCATGGCCTCATTCAAGGCCACACCGTCCGTTCAGCCCCCGGCCAGGCGAACGCGAAGGCTGCTCGTTAGCGCATCAGGGTGGGAAACGCAAGCTGCGATCGCGGCGGTGGGCTGCCTGCGTCTCTTTCGCGAAGCACGGGTACACAGCCGCGCCTGCCCCCCAATCGCCTTGCATACCCGAGCCGGCCAGGCTCGGTGCGCTCCGGGGTCAACGCAGACGCTCGACCACCCGTGACGGAATGTCAGCCGATTTGCCGGCCGCCGCCATACGCTTGCGGAACTCGGCATAGCTTGCCCGCGCGTCCGCCGTTTCCCCGGCGGCATATTGGGCATCGCCGAGATTGAGATAGGCGATGGTCCGGTCGGGGGCGGCGTCCGTGATGTCCTTCAGCACCGCGATCGCGGGTGTCAGTTGGTTCGACTGGGC encodes:
- the rpsR gene encoding 30S ribosomal protein S18, yielding MSTTSSPRRPFFRRRKTCPFSGVNAPKIDYKDTRLLSRYISERGKIVPSRITAVSAKKQRELAQAIKRARFLGLLPYVIK
- the rpsF gene encoding 30S ribosomal protein S6, with the protein product MPLYEHVFLARQDVTSQQVEALVEQYKGIIEAGGGSVPKVEPWGVKSLAFRIKKNRKAHFTLLNIDAPPAAVAEMERQMGLSEDVLRFMTLRVEELEEGQSVMLQKRDRDDRREGGGRFDREGGGGRFDRGDRGDRGDRGPRRERSNDDDASDEA
- the rplI gene encoding 50S ribosomal protein L9, yielding MEVILLERVAKLGQMGQTVRVRDGYARNYLLPQGKALRATKANASRFEAQRAQLEARNLELKTEAEAVGAKLDGESVLIVRQAGESGVLYGSVSPRDIAEVLTAAGFSANRQQIVLNAPIKTLGLHSVPVTLHPEVEVTITVNVARSPEEAERQARGESVTTREETNLDDLGLEVGAALAEAAGDDE
- a CDS encoding DUF2232 domain-containing protein — protein: MATAFLVGIGAGIVSALLFAVVISGSVLALLLSYIAPLPILVAALGWNHRAGLIAVATGAASLAVIFAPTSGLAYAIGIGLPAWWLGYLTLLARPGENGPVWYPIGRVLAWAAGIAAGVTFAGAWGIGGSYADFEATMGRAIRAFLTMESAPGGQPAPSPDALGLPSGIAVDDLVDAIITAVPPLAAASFVLMLTLNLWLAAKTVSISQRLPRPWPAIADTAMPRVMLPALVVAAVIAVVGGGFIGLIATALVGSLICAYALQGLAALHALTRGKPGRPFILGLTYAVLVIFLVWILPILALFGIIDTLMGLRARRSGIAGSAP
- a CDS encoding cyclopropane-fatty-acyl-phospholipid synthase family protein, with the protein product MEALLRFLLGRLVQRGSLTLSIADGQPMIFGDGTGDPIHARLIDRRATIALILDPDTALGELYMDGRLVMERGDIADLIALGMINLRDTGETLPVRLLRGWRRLRRGFTQRNIASRSQRNVAHHYDLDGRLYALFLDSDRQYSCAYFEEPGYSLDDAQLAKKRHLAAKLLVEPGQKVLDIGCGWGGLGLYLAERCGAKVTGVTLSQEQLAVARNRATEGGLGNQVEFRLQDYRSLTETFDRIISVGMFEHVGVPYYKAYFETVRDRLADDGVAVIHSIGRMGPPGSTNSWIDKYIFPGGYIPALSEVLPHIEKAGLVVTDIEILRLHYAETLKAWRQRFHARREEVLALYDERFLRMWDFYLAGSEMSFRHDGMMVFQVQLAKQQESVPLTRDYIARRENALRAREGKPRDLRLAGE